Proteins co-encoded in one Sulfurovum xiamenensis genomic window:
- a CDS encoding HugZ family protein — MKTLTELLAGFQSVVLGTLGSNGYPFSSYAPFYYDGEEVYIFISNLATHAKNIQSTPRASALFVEDESKSENIFARKRISLQCDVTSVSREDERFNTIMENFKDKFDAPIVTMLMGMKDFNLYALKPIYGEATFGFGEAYHIGGEKMNTLVIRRGDKGHK; from the coding sequence ATGAAAACCCTGACAGAACTATTGGCCGGATTTCAGAGTGTGGTCCTGGGAACACTGGGCAGCAATGGCTACCCTTTCTCCTCTTATGCACCTTTTTACTATGATGGGGAGGAGGTCTATATCTTCATATCAAACCTTGCCACACATGCAAAAAATATACAGTCCACACCCCGGGCTTCTGCACTCTTTGTCGAAGATGAGAGCAAGAGTGAAAATATCTTTGCAAGAAAACGTATCTCGCTGCAGTGCGATGTCACATCTGTTTCCAGGGAGGATGAAAGATTTAACACGATTATGGAAAATTTTAAAGATAAATTCGATGCCCCTATCGTCACCATGCTGATGGGAATGAAAGACTTTAACCTTTATGCCCTTAAGCCCATTTACGGAGAAGCAACCTTTGGCTTCGGGGAAGCCTATCATATAGGTGGAGAGAAGATGAATACACTTGTGATACGAAGAGGGGACAAAGGTCACAA